A genomic window from Pecten maximus chromosome 6, xPecMax1.1, whole genome shotgun sequence includes:
- the LOC117329774 gene encoding uncharacterized protein LOC117329774: MSSPNVNVYLVMCFILGGMLILQLFFQMRCTDNENYAPSPQYSDTCTETIDISTIKVNVSNIPRQIFDVAMYLKKARIHARGSKTQRALKHASEHMDAILKGFGTSFEDATKRKVHEPSSMCPEYYVDKMNGYKIRECSHAKPLDQIVTILRLDHGSPTNTKFIKDTYDTNIPMIVGDYGGNVKEKSNVRVKNMASSVKEGDALNTLMKEVKTKYTLVLRNVIGLDSNARLERLVREIEILNLNAVGGAIRNSDNVWSLGCHQRVFQNFTMVYKEGYDESMHDCVLCDHVDGPFLIKTEKLNQIKFDSSLTSMGLYEDFFIRLNTEVAICADSLFDMDFPRRSKITNDWEKFGRKRNLYRLKFSFGLTIDFGCNYAYPCQRQKGFIRSPCCIQELADLSFGFMDMCEKINASCQLNAGSILSAVKMYNIIPWEADADLNFWCQDFTRLKNAGLKLSSRGIRVGVEHLSNCAPKAIPAQLGARSKHWHADIWSRDTMESYEVRSKLRNLTRIPHNGHLVNGMRNPALFARNMYSNIFLHRQHFREVGTKKIYIFSKCPKGDAHDCIDNYYTDGNIQFQDPIA; this comes from the coding sequence GTCAACGTTTACCTggtgatgtgttttatattgggaggtATGCTGATTCTTCAACTTTTCTTTCAAATGCGATGTACGGACAACGAAAACTATGCACCAAGCCCACAGTATTCTGATACCTGCACCGAGACAATAGATATCTCAACAATAAAGGTAAATGTGTCAAATATCCCTCGGCAGATATTTGATGTAGCCATGTATCTGAAAAAGGCGAGGATTCATGCAAGGGGATCTAAAACACAGAGGGCTTTAAAACATGCAAGTGAGCATATGGACGCAATACTGAAAGGATTTGGAACCTCCTTTGAAGACGCCACAAAACGGAAAGTGCATGAACCAAGTAGTATGTGTCCCGAGTATTATGTTGATAAAATGAATGGTTACAAAATCAGGGAATGCTCCCATGCTAAGCCTCTTGATCAGATAGTCACAATTCTTCGTCTCGACCATGGCTCACCTACAAACACAAAGTTTATCAAAGATACCTACGATACAAACATCCCAATGATAGTTGGTGACTACGGTGGGAATGTTAAGGAAAAGAGTAATGTACGTGTAAAGAACATGGCATCTTCGGTCAAAGAAGGGGATGCATTGAACACATTAATGAAAGAAGTAAAAACCAAATATACATTAGTTTTAAGAAATGTAATAGGACTTGATTCAAATGCAAGACTTGAACGACTTGTGCGTGAGATTGAAATTTTAAATCTTAACGCAGTAGGCGGGGCTATCAGAAACTCTGATAATGTTTGGAGTTTAGGTTGCCATCAGAGAGTGTTCCAGAACTTCACGATGGTATATAAGGAAGGGTATGATGAGTCAATGCACGACTGTGTGCTTTGTGATCACGTGGATGGGCCTTTTCTTATCAAAACGGAAAAgttaaatcaaatcaaatttgaTAGTAGTTTGACATCTATGGGATTATACGAGGATTTCTTCATCAGACTTAATACGGAGGTTGCTATTTGTGCTGACTCCTTGTTTGATATGGATTTTCCACGCCGTAGTAAGATCACAAATGACTGGGAGAAATTTGGACGAAAACGGAATCTTTACAGGTTAAAGTTTTCTTTTGGACTGACTATAGACTTTGGATGCAATTACGCGTATCCATGCCAGAGACAAAAAGGGTTTATTAGATCACCGTGCTGTATTCAGGAACTGGCAGACTTAAGTTTTGGTTTCATGGATATGtgtgaaaaaataaatgcatcGTGTCAATTGAATGCTGGATCAATTCTCAGTGCTGTgaaaatgtacaatattatCCCATGGGAAGCAGACGCAGATCTCAACTTTTGGTGTCAAGATTTTACAAGATTAAAAAACGCCGGATTAAAACTGAGTTCAAGAGGCATACGAGTCGGAGTGGAACATTTAAGTAATTGTGCTCCAAAAGCCATTCCAGCGCAATTAGGTGCAAGGTCCAAACACTGGCATGCGGATATCTGGTCACGTGATACGATGGAATCATACGAAGTAAGGTCTAAACTTCGTAATTTGACCAGAATTCCACATAATGGACATTTAGTTAACGGAATGAGAAACCCAGCATTATTTGCACGTAATATGTATTCAAATATCTTCCTGCACAGACAGCATTTTAGGGAAGTAGGGACTAAgaagatttatatattttcaaagtgTCCGAAAGGGGACGCGCATGATTGCATAGACAATTACTATACGGACGGAAATATTCAGTTTCAAGACCCGATAGCATAG